One region of Coraliomargarita parva genomic DNA includes:
- a CDS encoding HAD family hydrolase, which translates to MGTQMQTILFDLDGTLIDHFSAIHRSVAHAQKQLGLPESDYATVRATVGGSVPVTLGRLMGPERVDEALPHFREFFNRIMLEDVAELPGVSWLLQSLKAEGYTLGVLTNKFGDHSRAILEHLGLAPWLDAIVGTDDVPYRKPDPEFTRHILDLLGADDDSSCLIGDSPFDFAAADVIPIPAYLVATGSHSVEQLQAETTAAGIYEDMYDLGRQLFGLEPQKVEA; encoded by the coding sequence ATGGGCACACAGATGCAAACCATTCTATTCGATTTAGACGGCACTTTAATCGACCATTTCAGCGCTATCCATCGCAGCGTTGCGCATGCCCAAAAGCAATTGGGTCTGCCGGAGAGTGACTATGCTACAGTTCGTGCCACCGTCGGCGGCTCCGTCCCGGTGACCTTGGGGCGCCTAATGGGGCCCGAACGGGTTGACGAGGCCTTGCCCCACTTCCGAGAGTTTTTCAATCGCATCATGCTGGAAGACGTCGCCGAATTGCCGGGTGTCAGCTGGCTCTTGCAGTCTCTCAAGGCCGAAGGCTACACCCTGGGAGTGCTGACCAACAAGTTCGGCGACCATTCCCGTGCCATCCTCGAGCACCTCGGCCTCGCCCCATGGCTCGATGCCATCGTCGGCACCGACGATGTCCCCTACCGCAAGCCCGATCCGGAATTCACCCGTCACATTCTGGACTTGCTTGGAGCCGACGACGACAGCAGTTGCCTCATCGGTGATTCCCCCTTCGACTTCGCAGCCGCCGATGTCATTCCGATTCCCGCTTATTTGGTGGCAACCGGCAGCCACAGCGTAGAGCAATTGCAGGCCGAAACCACCGCGGCCGGCATCTATGAAGACATGTATGACTTGGGCCGCCAGTTGTTCGGACTGGAACCTCAGAAGGTGGAAGCCTAG
- a CDS encoding MlaE family ABC transporter permease — MKPDNVHQAGFDLRAGPEGVVLVLIGTWLMRVDRPDAAAALEGFGAGGAVGPVRFDTSGLDDWDTALLVWVQTVRGQAARLGLECELDGLPEGARRMLALAMSAPEQEAESEAPTGFFEKLGLQALVAWRAVEDYLEFMGQLMLDLVAFFRGRGTARLKDFLFILQQTGVQALPIVALLSFLTGLIIAFIGVIQLQKFAADIYVADLVGLATTRELGAVMAGVIMAGRTGAAFAAQIGSMQVNEEVDALVTFGISPMRFLVVPRVVALVLMMPLLCACADFVSIFGGMVVAMSISDVSAVQYFYQVEAAVDLNDLMGGIFKSGVFGAIIALSGCYRGLNCGRDATAVGLAATSAVVTSITWIVVADAIFAVMFHILGI; from the coding sequence ATGAAACCAGATAACGTACATCAGGCAGGCTTCGATCTACGCGCAGGGCCGGAAGGCGTCGTTCTCGTGTTGATCGGTACTTGGCTGATGCGGGTGGATCGGCCGGATGCCGCGGCGGCGCTCGAGGGATTTGGAGCCGGAGGGGCTGTAGGCCCTGTACGCTTCGACACGAGCGGGCTCGACGACTGGGATACGGCGCTGCTTGTTTGGGTACAAACGGTTCGAGGGCAGGCTGCCAGGCTTGGACTGGAATGTGAACTCGACGGACTCCCCGAGGGCGCGCGGCGCATGCTCGCACTCGCAATGTCCGCTCCGGAGCAGGAAGCCGAGTCGGAAGCTCCGACCGGTTTCTTTGAAAAACTGGGTTTGCAAGCACTCGTTGCCTGGAGGGCGGTGGAGGATTATCTCGAGTTCATGGGGCAACTGATGCTCGATCTGGTAGCCTTTTTCCGTGGTCGCGGGACGGCCCGGCTGAAGGACTTTCTTTTTATCCTGCAACAAACCGGTGTGCAGGCCTTGCCGATTGTCGCCCTGCTCAGTTTTCTTACCGGCTTGATTATTGCCTTTATCGGTGTGATTCAGCTGCAAAAATTCGCGGCCGATATTTATGTCGCCGATTTGGTCGGCTTGGCCACGACCCGTGAACTCGGGGCGGTCATGGCCGGAGTGATTATGGCGGGGCGGACCGGTGCGGCATTTGCGGCCCAGATCGGCAGTATGCAGGTCAACGAGGAAGTGGATGCCCTGGTCACCTTCGGGATTTCACCGATGCGTTTTCTCGTGGTGCCCCGTGTGGTCGCCCTTGTCCTGATGATGCCACTTTTGTGCGCTTGCGCGGATTTTGTTTCCATCTTCGGCGGAATGGTCGTTGCCATGTCGATTTCCGATGTCAGTGCCGTCCAGTATTTCTATCAGGTCGAGGCGGCGGTCGACCTGAATGATTTGATGGGCGGGATCTTCAAAAGCGGGGTCTTTGGGGCCATCATCGCCCTGTCGGGCTGTTATCGTGGCCTGAACTGTGGGCGTGACGCGACTGCGGTCGGTCTGGCCGCGACCTCGGCGGTGGTCACTTCAATCACGTGGATTGTGGTCGCTGATGCGATCTTCGCAGTCATGTTTCATATCCTTGGAATTTAG
- a CDS encoding ABC transporter ATP-binding protein has protein sequence MSHKPEMIKVQDLRMGYGDYTVMQDLNFTVRKGEVKVIMGESGCGKSTLLKHLVGLELARAGRIYYNGDLFDPNVDEAGIRRRFGVLFQGGALWSSMTVAENIALPLEQYTDLEAPEIREIVSFKLALVGLDGSGDRYPSELSGGMRKRAGLARAIALDPEILFFDEPSAGLDPISSKRLDDLILQLRDALGATVVVVTHELASIFAIADSALYLDAASKTALCDGAPKALMEDPGVDAKVRRFLSRGESGEMS, from the coding sequence ATGAGCCACAAACCGGAGATGATCAAGGTACAGGACCTGCGTATGGGCTACGGGGATTATACCGTCATGCAGGATTTGAATTTCACGGTCCGGAAAGGCGAGGTCAAGGTGATCATGGGGGAGAGTGGTTGCGGCAAAAGCACCTTGCTCAAGCATCTGGTCGGGCTGGAGCTGGCTCGCGCGGGCCGCATCTACTACAATGGCGATTTGTTTGATCCAAATGTGGACGAAGCCGGCATCCGGCGCCGTTTCGGTGTACTGTTCCAGGGCGGAGCCCTGTGGAGTTCCATGACGGTGGCCGAGAATATCGCCTTGCCACTGGAGCAATACACGGATTTGGAGGCTCCGGAAATCCGCGAGATTGTCTCATTTAAATTGGCGCTGGTCGGCTTGGACGGGAGCGGTGACCGTTATCCCTCGGAGTTGAGTGGGGGGATGCGCAAGCGTGCCGGACTGGCGCGGGCGATTGCACTGGATCCGGAAATCCTGTTCTTTGACGAACCGTCGGCGGGCTTGGATCCCATCAGTTCGAAACGCCTCGACGACCTTATCCTACAGTTGCGGGACGCGTTGGGTGCGACTGTTGTGGTGGTGACACATGAACTTGCCAGTATCTTTGCCATTGCCGACTCGGCGCTCTACCTCGATGCGGCGAGTAAAACCGCTCTCTGTGACGGCGCTCCCAAGGCCTTGATGGAGGATCCCGGGGTGGACGCCAAAGTGCGTCGCTTCCTCTCGCGGGGCGAATCCGGAGAAATGTCCTAA
- a CDS encoding MlaD family protein, which translates to MNRNPNPKLIGAFVACSGALLICLILFFGSASIFRNTSQFILFFDQSVNGLQVGSPVKFRGVPVGSVERILIRAEGQKRNSTAIPVIITLDYSRLEKNLGGVQDIFAPTSFDDCVGHGLVAQLNLESVITGQLFVEFTVEPDKAQGLKPHLKKNDGLVEIPTLASYLDQVTTDLVQLVSSVNAIDLPRLNQNVNRVLENMAVVLEGVDSKGISDSVKAAAGNLNSFIESGELTVTLQEIRTAVAAIRATVKTYDLEEGPMAETVRVWTNQFTKTLAQLDQLLEATTKTMGPDSNLRYELENSLRELGRASRSIRQLAEYLERNPNALLTGRPEAISKP; encoded by the coding sequence GTGAACCGAAATCCTAATCCAAAACTGATCGGAGCCTTTGTCGCATGTTCAGGTGCCCTGTTGATTTGCCTGATCTTGTTTTTCGGTTCGGCTTCGATCTTCCGGAATACCTCACAATTCATACTCTTTTTCGACCAGTCGGTGAATGGGCTGCAGGTCGGTTCTCCAGTCAAATTCCGTGGGGTTCCGGTTGGTTCGGTGGAGCGTATCCTGATTCGTGCGGAGGGGCAAAAGCGCAATTCCACGGCCATTCCCGTGATCATCACGCTGGATTACTCACGTCTGGAGAAAAATCTGGGCGGGGTTCAGGATATTTTCGCTCCCACCTCCTTTGACGACTGCGTGGGGCATGGGCTGGTGGCACAGTTGAATTTGGAGAGTGTGATTACGGGGCAGCTCTTTGTCGAATTCACAGTCGAACCGGACAAGGCACAGGGCCTCAAGCCGCATCTGAAGAAAAACGACGGGTTGGTGGAAATTCCGACTCTGGCATCTTATCTCGACCAAGTGACCACCGACTTGGTACAGCTTGTTTCGTCCGTCAACGCGATCGATCTGCCACGCCTCAATCAAAATGTGAACCGTGTGCTCGAAAACATGGCTGTGGTGTTGGAGGGGGTCGACTCGAAGGGAATCAGCGATTCGGTCAAAGCCGCGGCGGGGAATCTGAACAGCTTTATCGAATCCGGTGAGCTGACTGTAACCCTGCAGGAGATCCGCACTGCGGTGGCGGCTATCCGCGCCACGGTCAAAACCTACGATCTGGAGGAAGGGCCGATGGCGGAGACCGTACGGGTCTGGACGAATCAGTTCACCAAGACGCTGGCTCAACTGGATCAGCTGCTGGAGGCAACCACCAAGACCATGGGGCCGGATTCGAACCTGAGGTATGAACTCGAGAATTCCCTGCGGGAGCTTGGCCGCGCCTCACGTTCTATCCGCCAATTGGCGGAATACCTGGAGCGCAACCCGAATGCCTTGCTCACCGGACGTCCCGAAGCTATAAGTAAACCATGA
- a CDS encoding PqiC family protein, protein MKQAIYRFLFSLMLVVGLGACVGLKPRPDKMRTYVLGPLELLEPEQDLAMPIYIERPDLPAYSTGNRFVIRDKNGRTSSLDDARWAEMLPDTVSRALGEWVADQSGRRLGGYYPWPKMSNTLVSVRVQFQQFVATADGRILVSAQWQVSAEGVEAKSGGYLSENIVWQPDDPESIVSGYNQALRELAALVADAFQ, encoded by the coding sequence ATGAAACAGGCGATCTATCGTTTCCTATTCAGTCTGATGCTGGTTGTCGGGCTGGGGGCCTGTGTCGGCTTGAAACCACGCCCTGACAAAATGCGCACCTATGTTCTCGGGCCGCTGGAACTGCTTGAGCCGGAGCAGGACCTTGCCATGCCTATTTATATCGAACGTCCGGATTTGCCGGCTTATTCGACCGGTAACCGCTTTGTGATAAGGGACAAAAACGGTCGGACGAGTAGTCTGGATGATGCACGCTGGGCCGAAATGCTGCCGGATACGGTGTCCCGTGCATTGGGTGAGTGGGTGGCGGATCAAAGCGGCCGTCGCCTAGGTGGCTATTACCCCTGGCCGAAGATGAGCAATACCTTGGTTTCGGTGCGTGTGCAATTCCAGCAGTTTGTGGCGACGGCGGACGGCCGGATTCTGGTTTCGGCGCAGTGGCAGGTGAGTGCCGAAGGCGTTGAGGCCAAGTCGGGAGGCTATCTTTCTGAGAATATTGTCTGGCAGCCGGACGATCCGGAAAGTATCGTTTCCGGATACAATCAGGCGCTTCGTGAACTGGCCGCTTTGGTCGCGGATGCATTCCAGTAA
- a CDS encoding circularly permuted type 2 ATP-grasp protein: MFFEKYTTDDFFDEMFEPDGSVRLHYRAILERMQGMNPEQYDQKRQAVDLSFLRQGITFTVYSDDEGTEKIFPFDLMPRIIPNTEWVALERGLTQRVQALNMFLKDIYNEQRIIKEGIIPASYILSGKHFRREFMGISVPHDIYVHICGTDLIRDDKGNYLVLEDNARSPSGVSYLLENRQAMKRAFPNFFPRAGVRPVENYSEELLKTLQFVAPHGKENPVCVLLTPGHFNSAYFEHCFLARQMGIEIVEGSDLVVRDFKVYMRTTQGLQQVDVIYRRIDDDFLDPSVFRPDSMLGVPGLVNALRAGNVNIANAIGTGISDDKLIYAFVPDMIRFYLSEEPLIGQVDTYIASEEQDYKYIMDNLADLVVKSTNEAGGYGMLIGPKATKEEVATFRRLIQEDPRNFIAQPPIMLSRHPTWCADDFEGRHVDLRPYILSGEKTTIVPGGLTRVALRKGSLVVNSSQGGGSKDTWVLYSDG; this comes from the coding sequence ATGTTTTTCGAAAAATACACCACGGATGATTTCTTTGACGAAATGTTCGAGCCGGATGGTTCGGTGCGCCTCCACTACCGGGCCATTCTAGAACGCATGCAGGGCATGAACCCCGAACAATACGACCAGAAGCGTCAAGCGGTCGACTTGTCTTTCCTGCGTCAGGGAATCACTTTTACCGTCTATAGCGATGATGAGGGGACGGAGAAGATTTTCCCCTTCGATTTGATGCCACGAATCATCCCGAATACGGAATGGGTGGCGCTCGAACGTGGGCTGACCCAGCGTGTCCAGGCGCTCAACATGTTCCTGAAGGATATCTACAATGAGCAGCGGATTATCAAGGAGGGGATCATTCCCGCGAGTTACATCCTGTCGGGCAAACACTTCCGCCGTGAGTTTATGGGGATCTCCGTGCCCCATGATATTTATGTTCATATTTGCGGAACGGACCTGATCCGCGACGACAAGGGCAACTATCTGGTCCTCGAAGACAATGCGCGTTCGCCCTCCGGCGTGTCCTACCTGCTGGAGAACCGCCAGGCCATGAAGCGGGCCTTCCCGAACTTCTTCCCGCGCGCCGGGGTGCGCCCGGTGGAGAACTATTCGGAGGAACTTCTCAAGACGCTCCAGTTCGTGGCTCCGCATGGTAAGGAGAATCCGGTTTGCGTGCTTTTGACCCCCGGCCACTTTAACAGCGCGTATTTCGAGCACTGCTTCCTCGCCCGGCAGATGGGGATTGAAATCGTGGAAGGGAGCGACCTGGTCGTGCGCGACTTCAAGGTGTACATGCGGACGACCCAAGGGCTTCAGCAGGTGGATGTGATTTATCGCCGGATCGACGACGACTTTCTCGATCCCAGTGTGTTTCGACCTGACTCCATGCTGGGCGTGCCCGGACTGGTCAACGCCCTGCGGGCCGGCAATGTCAACATCGCCAATGCGATCGGAACCGGCATTTCCGACGACAAGCTGATCTATGCCTTCGTTCCGGACATGATCCGTTTCTACCTCTCCGAAGAGCCCTTGATCGGGCAGGTCGATACCTACATCGCCTCGGAAGAGCAGGACTACAAGTACATCATGGACAACCTTGCGGATCTGGTGGTGAAGTCGACCAATGAAGCCGGCGGATACGGCATGTTGATCGGCCCCAAGGCGACCAAGGAGGAGGTGGCGACTTTCCGGCGCCTGATCCAGGAGGATCCGCGGAATTTTATCGCCCAACCGCCGATCATGCTTTCCCGGCATCCCACCTGGTGTGCGGATGATTTCGAAGGCCGGCACGTCGACCTTCGCCCCTACATTCTCTCCGGTGAAAAGACCACGATCGTGCCCGGTGGTTTAACACGGGTGGCGCTGCGCAAAGGCTCGCTGGTCGTGAATTCCTCTCAGGGTGGGGGGAGTAAGGACACTTGGGTCCTGTATTCTGACGGTTGA
- a CDS encoding alpha-E domain-containing protein — translation MLSRVADSLYWMSRYIERAENIARLLDVNLQLLLDFEEMDDDKLKEHWEPVIRAAGEEKQFYELYDQADSQSVTDFLTFNRDNPSSVISCMFAARENARMIRDQISTEMWQCLNQAYLFLKSNNAKLVWESGPYEFYKQIQDYSHLFLGLTDATFSHAEGFHFMQVGKFLERADKTSRILDIKYHILLPSVDEVGGAVDAVQWGAILRSCSAFEAYHRLYVSSVNPLKVSDFLIFNDDFPRSIKFCVRELDRNLHRISGCPLSEFSNSAERVSGRIQSEMIYSGINEAFSLGLHEYLENLQDKFIEIGKAVYDTYMFHPRLDLATEIAAQQQQQQQ, via the coding sequence ATGCTATCTAGAGTTGCCGATTCTCTTTATTGGATGAGCCGTTACATTGAGCGGGCCGAAAATATCGCCCGTCTGCTTGATGTGAATCTCCAGTTGTTGCTCGATTTCGAGGAAATGGACGATGACAAGCTAAAGGAGCACTGGGAACCGGTGATCCGTGCCGCCGGCGAGGAAAAACAGTTCTACGAGCTGTACGACCAGGCGGACTCACAGAGCGTGACGGACTTCCTGACCTTCAATCGCGACAATCCCAGTTCGGTGATTTCCTGCATGTTTGCGGCCCGTGAAAATGCCCGGATGATTCGAGATCAGATCTCGACGGAGATGTGGCAGTGCCTGAACCAGGCCTATCTTTTCCTGAAATCCAACAATGCCAAGTTGGTGTGGGAGAGCGGACCCTACGAGTTCTACAAGCAGATACAGGATTACAGCCACCTCTTCCTGGGCTTGACGGACGCGACTTTCTCGCATGCGGAAGGCTTCCATTTCATGCAGGTCGGCAAGTTTCTGGAACGCGCGGACAAGACCAGCCGTATTCTGGACATCAAGTACCACATTCTGTTACCCAGCGTGGATGAAGTGGGTGGGGCGGTCGACGCCGTGCAATGGGGGGCGATTCTACGCTCCTGTAGTGCCTTCGAAGCCTATCACCGGCTCTATGTGAGTAGTGTCAACCCGCTCAAGGTCTCCGATTTTCTCATCTTTAACGACGATTTCCCTCGTTCGATCAAGTTTTGTGTACGGGAACTCGACCGCAACTTGCACCGCATCTCGGGTTGCCCCTTGTCGGAGTTTTCCAATTCCGCAGAGCGTGTCTCGGGGCGTATTCAGAGCGAGATGATCTACAGTGGTATCAACGAGGCTTTCAGTCTCGGGCTGCACGAATACCTGGAGAACCTGCAGGACAAGTTCATTGAGATTGGGAAAGCGGTCTACGATACCTACATGTTTCACCCCCGCCTGGACCTGGCGACGGAAATCGCGGCGCAACAGCAACAGCAGCAACAATAG
- a CDS encoding transglutaminase family protein: MKLSITHATTFSYSSSVRDSMNDVRLCPVSDEWQQCQSFSLHVVPTEYSILRRLDFYMNQVHHIEVPDPHRELRIEARSVVETFADTRCFDRASDSALLPLLARSEQFYDFVSASERVPLVPAVIHVSKEVLPDGMKDVQEAVLAVMGYVYQSFTYEPGYTNVETPVVEVFESRRGVCQDFAHVMIALCRCHCIPARYVSGYFHIEKAVEGTADDNMQSHAWVECYLPDIGWVGYDPTHHRRICDRYVKVAVGRDYSDVRPVAGTYRGDVDAQLDVTVRVEKI; this comes from the coding sequence ATGAAACTCTCGATTACGCACGCGACGACATTTAGCTATTCCAGTTCAGTTCGTGACAGCATGAACGATGTTCGCCTGTGCCCGGTTTCAGACGAATGGCAGCAATGCCAGTCGTTCTCCCTCCATGTGGTCCCTACGGAATACAGTATCCTGCGTCGTCTGGACTTCTACATGAACCAGGTGCATCACATCGAAGTCCCCGATCCGCACCGTGAGTTGAGGATCGAGGCACGGTCTGTGGTGGAGACCTTTGCCGATACCCGGTGCTTTGACCGGGCTTCGGATTCAGCGCTGTTGCCCTTACTCGCCAGAAGTGAACAGTTCTACGATTTCGTGTCCGCCAGCGAACGTGTGCCCCTGGTTCCTGCGGTCATCCATGTCAGCAAGGAGGTGCTCCCCGATGGCATGAAGGATGTACAAGAAGCGGTCCTTGCGGTCATGGGCTATGTGTATCAGTCGTTCACCTACGAACCAGGGTACACCAATGTCGAAACGCCGGTCGTCGAAGTTTTTGAATCGAGACGGGGGGTCTGTCAGGATTTTGCCCATGTAATGATTGCGCTCTGCCGTTGCCACTGCATTCCGGCACGCTACGTCAGCGGGTATTTCCACATTGAAAAGGCGGTGGAGGGAACGGCCGATGACAATATGCAATCACATGCCTGGGTGGAGTGCTATCTGCCTGATATCGGCTGGGTGGGGTATGACCCGACCCATCACCGCCGGATCTGTGACCGCTATGTCAAGGTTGCGGTGGGGCGTGACTACTCGGATGTGCGGCCGGTGGCCGGCACCTACCGGGGAGACGTGGATGCACAGTTGGATGTGACCGTCCGCGTCGAGAAAATTTAA
- a CDS encoding cation:proton antiporter — protein MIPPTLALASSGQALWSLCFAVGAGCFLTVLSRKLHLPTIVLLLLGGFALGPEGFDLFQPDALGAYLPMIVSLAVGLILFEGGLTLDLKDFTHTSTVIKRLLSVGVLITWLGVAATVYLVFQTSPSFSLLMGSLVIVTGPTVIVPLLRRIRVQQKLGSILHWEGVLIDSIGVFVAILCFEWVVEGGGTVALPNFLIRIVSGAGIGVAGGYTIYWLMSRGFVPDNIVNAFALACAMFIFGATELIKPEAGLLAVTIAGIIVGVKKPRRLREIKAFKAEIVDLLIGMLFLLLVARLEFSEFTRFFEMGGGWVLLSVILLIRPLSVTASSWGTSLNLRERALLSWVAPRGVVAASMASLFALTLNGKEESPGDAALLESFVYSVICATVLIQGLSAGIVAKLLRLQRPAPNDWIVIGAHHFGRELARKLAKEEVQSVILLDTNSRNIALARKEGLTALNRDGMEAEKLYEEEQQLFGAGYVLALTDNIELNELLMQRWAEQLDNEKVFGWIPLDSPSTEDQLTGEAVFGDLSRPAVIGSELMQGESSFESVSWEEGKSLPSGDWHPLFIRRGKQLKAIPHDSALKEMVREEDEVICLRRSEGHLLRALQGGRYLQLHCETLECLYENLTTAAAEQCDNLSKDEMLEALGAQEKIFPAFLGHGIAIPHVYSDQIDSRMCFAARMKPSLVLPEQDEGIDFVFFLVSPSGDTEGHLTTLADIARVARSDRLRQQIKDAPDMGAILAAIST, from the coding sequence TTGATACCTCCCACACTAGCACTCGCCAGTTCCGGACAAGCACTGTGGTCACTTTGCTTCGCGGTCGGAGCCGGCTGTTTTCTCACGGTCCTCTCCCGCAAGCTGCACCTGCCCACGATCGTACTACTCCTCCTTGGCGGTTTCGCGCTCGGCCCTGAGGGCTTTGATCTCTTTCAACCGGACGCCTTGGGCGCTTACCTGCCGATGATCGTCTCACTCGCGGTGGGGCTCATCCTCTTCGAAGGCGGACTGACCCTCGATCTCAAGGACTTCACCCACACCTCGACCGTAATCAAGCGCTTGCTCTCCGTTGGGGTGCTCATCACTTGGCTGGGGGTTGCCGCCACCGTCTACCTGGTCTTCCAAACTTCGCCTTCCTTTTCACTACTGATGGGCAGTCTGGTCATCGTGACCGGACCCACCGTCATTGTCCCGCTGCTGCGCAGGATTCGCGTACAGCAAAAGTTGGGCAGCATACTGCATTGGGAAGGCGTGCTGATTGATTCGATCGGTGTCTTCGTCGCCATTCTCTGCTTCGAATGGGTGGTGGAAGGGGGCGGAACTGTCGCACTGCCCAATTTCCTCATCCGGATTGTCAGCGGTGCTGGGATCGGTGTCGCCGGGGGCTATACAATTTATTGGCTCATGTCCCGAGGCTTTGTTCCGGACAACATCGTCAATGCCTTCGCACTGGCCTGCGCCATGTTTATCTTTGGTGCCACCGAGCTGATCAAACCGGAAGCCGGCCTGCTCGCCGTGACCATCGCCGGCATTATTGTCGGGGTCAAGAAACCACGCCGCTTGCGCGAGATCAAAGCCTTCAAGGCCGAAATCGTCGACCTGCTCATCGGCATGCTCTTCCTCCTGCTCGTGGCAAGGCTCGAATTCAGCGAATTCACCCGGTTCTTCGAGATGGGCGGCGGCTGGGTCCTGCTCTCCGTCATCCTGCTGATCCGCCCCCTCAGCGTCACAGCTTCCTCCTGGGGCACGTCCCTGAACCTGCGGGAGCGCGCCCTGCTTAGCTGGGTTGCCCCCCGTGGGGTGGTCGCCGCCTCCATGGCCTCCCTCTTCGCCCTCACCCTCAACGGCAAGGAAGAGAGTCCAGGCGATGCCGCCCTGCTCGAATCCTTCGTGTATTCGGTCATCTGCGCGACCGTTCTCATCCAGGGGCTTTCCGCCGGCATCGTGGCGAAACTTCTCCGCCTGCAACGACCGGCCCCCAACGACTGGATCGTCATCGGGGCACATCACTTCGGGCGTGAACTGGCCCGGAAGCTGGCCAAGGAAGAGGTACAGTCGGTCATTCTACTCGACACCAATTCACGTAATATCGCACTCGCCCGCAAGGAAGGGCTGACCGCACTCAACCGGGACGGCATGGAAGCCGAAAAACTCTACGAGGAAGAACAGCAGCTATTCGGGGCCGGGTATGTGCTGGCCCTGACCGACAATATCGAGCTGAACGAGCTGCTCATGCAGCGATGGGCCGAACAACTGGATAATGAAAAGGTCTTTGGCTGGATCCCCTTGGACAGTCCGTCGACGGAAGACCAGTTGACCGGAGAGGCCGTCTTCGGCGACCTCTCGCGCCCCGCCGTCATCGGAAGCGAGCTCATGCAGGGCGAGAGCAGCTTTGAATCGGTCAGCTGGGAGGAAGGCAAAAGTCTCCCCTCCGGCGACTGGCACCCCCTGTTCATCCGACGGGGCAAGCAGTTGAAGGCAATCCCCCATGACTCAGCCCTCAAGGAAATGGTGCGAGAGGAGGACGAAGTCATCTGCCTGCGCCGGTCCGAAGGACACCTCCTTCGCGCGCTTCAGGGCGGCAGGTACCTGCAGCTACATTGCGAGACCCTAGAATGCCTCTACGAAAACCTGACAACAGCGGCAGCCGAACAATGTGACAACCTCTCCAAAGACGAAATGCTGGAAGCCCTGGGTGCCCAGGAAAAGATATTCCCCGCCTTTCTCGGCCACGGTATCGCCATCCCGCATGTCTACAGTGACCAAATCGACAGCCGCATGTGCTTTGCCGCACGGATGAAGCCCAGCCTCGTCCTCCCCGAACAGGACGAAGGCATCGATTTCGTCTTTTTCCTGGTCAGCCCCAGCGGCGACACCGAGGGCCACCTCACCACCTTGGCGGATATTGCCCGGGTGGCCCGTTCCGACCGGCTTCGACAGCAAATCAAGGATGCCCCGGACATGGGCGCGATTCTTGCCGCAATCAGTACCTGA
- the cysE gene encoding serine O-acetyltransferase: protein MEAIDLDEHWNEIRRRAHAIVAREPALLTLLNQTVLDRQSFAECLTYRLTRKLVNHAASIDVLHETFMEAFMHEPKILQQVACDMNAVYERDPACPDVLTPLLYFKGFQAIVCYRVGHHLWNSGRHEFALYLQSLISETFAVDIHPAAQIGCGILLDHATGFVAGETSVVEDNVSILHEVTLGGTGKDRGDRHPKVRSGVLLGAGAKILGNVEIGEGAKVGAGSVVLKPVPPHTSVAGVPAQIIGKTKDVSPALGMCHDLDD from the coding sequence ATGGAAGCAATTGATTTAGATGAACATTGGAATGAAATCCGGCGTCGCGCCCACGCCATCGTCGCGCGTGAACCTGCCTTGCTGACGCTGCTCAACCAAACGGTTCTGGACCGTCAATCATTTGCCGAGTGCCTGACTTACCGGCTGACCCGAAAACTCGTCAATCACGCAGCATCGATCGATGTCCTGCACGAAACCTTCATGGAGGCCTTCATGCACGAACCCAAGATCCTGCAACAGGTCGCTTGCGACATGAATGCCGTCTACGAACGGGATCCGGCCTGCCCCGACGTACTCACCCCCCTGCTTTACTTCAAGGGCTTCCAGGCGATTGTCTGCTACCGTGTCGGCCATCACCTCTGGAACAGCGGACGTCATGAATTTGCGCTCTACCTGCAGAGCCTGATCTCGGAAACCTTTGCGGTCGACATTCACCCGGCCGCCCAGATTGGCTGTGGGATCCTGCTCGACCACGCCACCGGCTTCGTCGCCGGCGAGACTTCAGTCGTCGAGGATAATGTCTCCATCCTGCACGAGGTCACACTGGGGGGGACCGGAAAAGACCGCGGGGACCGCCACCCGAAAGTGCGTTCCGGTGTGCTGCTCGGTGCCGGAGCCAAGATCCTCGGTAACGTGGAAATCGGGGAAGGTGCCAAAGTCGGCGCCGGTAGCGTGGTCCTCAAGCCCGTGCCGCCCCATACCAGCGTCGCCGGGGTGCCCGCACAAATCATCGGCAAGACCAAGGACGTGTCGCCCGCATTGGGCATGTGCCACGACCTCGATGACTGA